The DNA segment AAAAAGATTGGCAACTCCAAGCATTATCTGATTCGTCTGGAAGAAATTCACAAGTGTACTCGGAAACATGATAATGGACTGGGCAAAGATGATGGGAATAACGCCTGCCGTGTTGACGCGAAGCGGTATGTGAGTATTCTGCCCGCCATACATCTTTCTTCCAACCACTCTTTTTGCATACTGAACGGGAATTCTTCTCTGCCCCTGAGTTATGAGAATGACTGAGGCTATGACCGCCAGCATCATCACGGCGAGGACACTCATGGTGATGATGCTGATTGTCCCGACCATGACTGATCTTACGGAATTGAGGACATCATTCGGAAAGCGCGCCACTATTCCAATGAAAATGATGAGCGATATTCCGTTGCCGATGCCCTTCTCGGTTATCTGCTCTCCAAGCCACATTATGAAAATTGTCCCGGTTGTCTGAGTAAGGACTGTTACCATCCTGAAACCGAAACCTGGATTGGGAATAACTCTTTGTCCGCCCGTGCCCGTTAGATTCTCAAGAAAAAGAGCAAATGCGAACGATTGGATCACGGAAAGAAGAACCGTCCCATACCTTGTGTACTGAGTTATCTTCTTTCTTCCCTCTTCGCCCTCCTTCTGCAGCTTCTCAAAGTACGGGATCACCGCTCCAAGAAGCTGAAGGATGATGGAGGCACTGATATAAGGCATTATCCCAAGAGCAAAAACTGTCGCCCTTCCCAGTGAACCGCCTGCAAACAAGTCGTAGAGCCCGAAAAGAGTGCCCTTTGCCTGCTCAAAAAAAGTCGCCAGAGCACGGGCATCAACTCCGGGTGTAGGCACATGACTGCCAAGCCGGAAAACAATCAGGAGAAGGGCGGTGAAGAAAATTCTCCTCTTGAGTTCCGGAATTCGGAAAACACTCTGGAAGCTGTTAAGCATGACTTAGGGTGAGCTTCCCTCCTGCCTTCTCAATCTTCTCCCGCGCTGATGTGCTGGCCGCGTCAACTTTTACCGTGAGAGCCTTCTCGACCTTTCCGTCGCCGAGCAGTTTCACCGGCAGGTTCAGTCTGTGGATAAGCCGCTTCTCTTTCAAACGCTCCGGAGTTATCTCTTCCCCTTCCTCGAATCTATTGAGGTCCGACACATTCACAATCTGGACTTTCTTCCTTGTGAAGTTAACAAAACCCACCTTGGGGGTCCTTCTCTGGAGCGGCATCTGACCGCCTTCGAACCAGCGGTGCACTCTCCCGCCGGAGCGCGCTTTCTGCCCCTTATGTCCTTTTGTGGATGTGCCGCCGTGACCTGTGCCTCTTCCCTTGCCAAGGCGTTTTCTTATCTTCACCGCTCCCGCATTGTGCCTGATAGCACCGAGTCTCACTTCTCCTCCACTTCTACTTTAACCAAGTGCTGGACTTTCTTGATCATTCCCCTTATCTCAGGTGTGTCCTTGTGAAGAACAGTCTGATGCCTCTTTCTTAAGCCCAGCGCCCTCAAAGTGAGCCCCTGCGACTTTTCCCTGCGAAGCGAACTCTTAATCTGGGTTATCTTGAGCACCTGAGACGTTTCTCCCTTCATCCATTCCCAACACCTCACGCACAGACATTCCCCTGAGGCGGGCAACATCTTTTGCCTTTCTGAGCTGGGCCAAAGCATCCATC comes from the Candidatus Eisenbacteria bacterium genome and includes:
- the secY gene encoding preprotein translocase subunit SecY; translation: MLNSFQSVFRIPELKRRIFFTALLLIVFRLGSHVPTPGVDARALATFFEQAKGTLFGLYDLFAGGSLGRATVFALGIMPYISASIILQLLGAVIPYFEKLQKEGEEGRKKITQYTRYGTVLLSVIQSFAFALFLENLTGTGGQRVIPNPGFGFRMVTVLTQTTGTIFIMWLGEQITEKGIGNGISLIIFIGIVARFPNDVLNSVRSVMVGTISIITMSVLAVMMLAVIASVILITQGQRRIPVQYAKRVVGRKMYGGQNTHIPLRVNTAGVIPIIFAQSIIMFPSTLVNFFQTNQIMLGVANLFQPGAPVYLILYSAIIIFFTYFYTAIVLNPNDLADNMKKYGGFIPGMRPGKKTAEYIDGIMTRITLPGAVFLAAIAVLPDVLIRKFNAPFYFGGTSLLIVVGVALDTLQQIESHLVMRHYDGFLKGGRIRGRR
- the rpmD gene encoding 50S ribosomal protein L30; protein product: MKGETSQVLKITQIKSSLRREKSQGLTLRALGLRKRHQTVLHKDTPEIRGMIKKVQHLVKVEVEEK
- the rplO gene encoding 50S ribosomal protein L15; amino-acid sequence: MRLGAIRHNAGAVKIRKRLGKGRGTGHGGTSTKGHKGQKARSGGRVHRWFEGGQMPLQRRTPKVGFVNFTRKKVQIVNVSDLNRFEEGEEITPERLKEKRLIHRLNLPVKLLGDGKVEKALTVKVDAASTSAREKIEKAGGKLTLSHA